The Prevotella sp. E2-28 genome includes the window AAAGCTTTTCAAATAGTAAAAACCTATTATGATGAAATGGGGAGATACTTCGATAATAACATAAAGCGAATGACCGCAATGTTTCTCCGAGGTGATGAATACAACAATGAATTCTATAATGACTATTACAGCGGTGCAACTTACGCGGAGCGCGGAGAACCAGGATTGGATAATCTGAAGGCATATTGCTGTGTAATGTTTAGAACTGGCGCGCCAGCACATATTTTGACGGCCCTGCGCACAATGATTGCTAATAATTGGCCCTCTGTTGGTGCTGACAAAGCAAATTCTACGCTAGACTATGAGAAAATGATAAAAGAAGCTGTTAAGATAAAAGGATTCACTGATAAAGAAATAGGGGAACTGGTATACATCTTTGTTTCTTTCAAAGAAGAGGAGGTCAAGAACATGAATGACTATGATAGAGAAAAAGAGTTACCTAAAATGGGAGAAAACCTAATGTTTGCAGCTGAAAAGGGGTATGTATGTGCGATGCAGAAATTAGCAAATTGGTATGAAAAAGGATATGGAGTTTCAAAAAATTTAATTAAGGCAAAAGAGTGGCGAGAAAAAGCACAGGCTCTGTCGGAAGAAGCCGAAAAAGAGAGTGAAATCATATTGAACCATCACAAGGTTGAAATCAAAGTGGATGAACACGCAGCTTTAACTGTTTCACCAGAGGATTTCTTGAATACGAATATGCAACGGCCTACCGATGAAAATGGCAAAGAGATAAAAGGTAAAGTAAGACTACGTTTTGTTATAGGGAGACAAGGAGATATTTTTGGTGTCAAAGTTTTGGAATCCACTAACCAACTTTTGACGAAAGAGGCATTCCGGCTCTTGGATGTTTTACCTAAATGCAAACCAGCAAAACTGAAAGGGCAAACCGTTCCTTCAAGAGTACAATGGACCATCGATTTCTGATAATAAACAATAACTATAAATATTTTTTACATACATATTGACTAACAAACAAAAAAACGCGATGAAAAAGAATCTATTTTTGATTGTCATTACTGCAATTGGATTAGTTGCATGTGGCGGTTCAACTAACAAACCTGAGACAACCGAAAACGACAGTATCGCTGATGCAACAGCAGAAGTTGAGGAAGTTGCAGAAAAACCTGCACCAACTTTCGCATCATCCGACCTTAAGATGTTTGGATTATATGGAAATGTCAAGGAAGTTAGTAAAATTGAAGTTCAAGGCAGCACCGATAATTACGACTATTGTCGGAACATTATTGAAAATAGTACCATTCGGTTTAGCAACGAAGGAAAATGGAACAAAAAAGAGTTTAGCGGACTTCTTGACTTTATCACAAAATGTAATAATGACGGATTCATCGTATCAGTATCACACAGAGAAAGTGATGGTACCACATATGAAAATACTATAACTGAGTTTAACGATAACGGTTGGGCGCAAAAGGAGACTTTTGAGGAAGATGGTCCTTATGGACTCTACAAGTACAAATACGCATACAAATATCCTGTTATTGACAACAATGGCAACTGGACTGAGCGTAAAGTAACAGTTGATGCTCATACAGAAAGTTATGAGGATGATTCCAAGACTAACAAGCATAGTGAATTTACCGTGGTTCGTAAGATTACCTATTATGAATAAAAACTAGCCTTTTATTGACAAACTTCACATTAAGCCTATGAAGAAGATCTTTTCATTATTTACATTGCTTTTAGCTCTCATCGAGACAGGTCTTATCTTCTCGTCTTGCGACAAGCCAAAAGATATTGATGGAGAACATCGTACCCACATAGCTATACAGAAGGAAAGTTACGGCCCGTGGAGCATCATGGACAAAGACGGAAAAATCGTAGTGAACGACGCTTACCCATCTGATGTCGCTATATCAGACGTGTACGACGGTGTTTATTGGGTCAGGTATCCCGATTATAAATACGTACTTTACAGTGTAGATTCTCCCAACAAGCCCCTGTGCGACACATGTCTTGCTGCTACAGAATTTGCTACTGGTAGAGCAATAGTAAGCATGAAAGGAAAGCCATTACAAGTCATCAACACGAAGGGAAAGGTTGTAGAAACCCTATCAGAAAACTATATCAAGGTGTCAGCATTCAATAGCGATGGTGTAGCTCGCTACGAATCGGAGTTCTTAGACATTACTGGAACTTTGGATCGTGATGGTGATGAAATAAAAGAACAATTATTGTGTAAAATCCTGCCCAACAGCCTTGGCGATGGTGCCATGATTCTCAGTAATGGCGAGATTGTCGACTACGACGGTAATAAGCTAGGCTATATAGATGTGAACGAGTACAAAATAGAATTTAAAGACGAAGTACGCTTCAGTGACGGTCTTTTGGGGCTACAGAAGAAAAACAGCAGAGAGTTTGCTTTTATTAATAAGGAAGGTAAGGAGCAGTTCCTTCTTGACGGATATACGCTATGTTTCAAAGATGGCTATGCCGTTATCCAAGAATATTATGGTTCTAAGGTCTTTGACAAAAAAGGAAATATTGTGATGGAAACGCACAATACCTATGACCGTATAGCTTACTTAGCTGAAGGCAAATTTCTCAAGGAGGAAGACGAAATGTACTCCATTATCGATGCTCAAGGGAACGAAATCTCTAAGTTAGATAAAATGAATTACCTATACATATATGGGGTAACCTTACTAGGAACAGACCGTTTCCTGATAGGTCATCGCATCTATGATATGCAGGGTAAACTCATCAACGAAATCAAATATCATAGATTAAGTGAGTCACCATGCCCAAAAGAGCTGCGCTATGTCAATCCAATAGGTATTGCTTCAACCTTTGCTTATAGTGTTGACAATCTGGATATGCATGTCGACATGGAGAATCTAATCAGTAGGCTTGACAAAAGAGCACGTCCATATATAGGAACACGCACTACGAGTCTAAATATTGACTCCCTTCTTTACGGTGCACTTTATAGCGAGAAATATGATTTTAGTGGTCCAATCTTCTACAGACAAGGACAGAGGCTCTTACTAACTGGCAGTCCCGTTACATGCTACACACAATCATTCCCATTGCCTTCCACCGTTGACGATTTGGAAGTGGTTAGTTGCATTGTATCTCAATTCACTGATCACTTTGGTTTTAAGGAAAATGAGGAAGGATGGCTCGTAAAGGAAGACCATGATAAGCATGTTAGGAAATATGTTAAAGTATCTCCATCAATACTCATGAAGGTCATCTGTTATATGGAAAACCTTGAACAATAAAACTATATTAATCTACAAAAAAGACATTATGAAAAAGAACTTATTCTTAATTGCCATTACATCGATAGGCCTAATGGCATGTGGTGGGAAACAGCAGTCTGCAGAGAATCAAGAGGCTGCAACAGACACCTTGACTGTAGAAGAGCCTGTGGTTGAAGAAACCGTGAGCCCAGACTACGTGATGCTTAACCTAAAAGGTAAGGTGAAAAGCTACGAATTATCAGGAGCAGACTACTGTGACTTCGTTGGCGGTAAGGTTGAATTCAATGAGGAAGGTCTTATTGTAAAGGTAAATGGAGAAAAAGCTGATTTAGAACGAAACGACAAAGGTCAGATCACCAAATACACCTGGGAAGTGCACCTAGAAGACCTGGAAGACGAATTCAATATATATTGCTACGACGAGAACGGTCAGGTAAAAAAAATTGAATATCATGGTAATTTTTGCGATTACGACCACACATTTGAAAGAGACGAAAATGGAAATGTTGTTAAGCGCATAAACAAGTCACCAACTGAAGGCAATTCAACAGACAAATACAAATACACAGAATTCGACGAACAAGGTAACTGGACGAAATGTACTTCGGATGGTAAAATAACTCGCAAAATCACATACTGGGAGTAATTCCTCAATTATATTTTTTGCAAATTTGCTGCCACACTGCCACAAATTTCCTGAAACGCCCTGTTTATGGGCAAAAATTGGTGGCAGCAAGGTGGCAGCATGTGGCAGTAAAATGCCAAATCCCTTGTTTTTCCAATCAAAAACAGGGGATTTGTCGTATATAAACGCCATTAATCTTGCAGAAACCGTGCTTTAGAAACATTATCGGTTTCTCCTAAGGAAACCATCGTTTTCCTCCAAGGAAAACAACGTTTTCCGCCCAAGAAAACGCACTTTTGAAG containing:
- a CDS encoding energy transducer TonB; this encodes MKHFILSFIALVFPLLPMSAQDSMGKAKALYEKAKKTNYASDYNNAKVALQKAADEGFGEAAFILGNLYFYGYDTTGGHVNSDDTKGVALYEKSVELGHDNALFDLGRAYLYGWGVERNPEKAFNYFKTAQTKNQYEAKYFLAFCYWAGIGVEQDEYKAFQIVKTYYDEMGRYFDNNIKRMTAMFLRGDEYNNEFYNDYYSGATYAERGEPGLDNLKAYCCVMFRTGAPAHILTALRTMIANNWPSVGADKANSTLDYEKMIKEAVKIKGFTDKEIGELVYIFVSFKEEEVKNMNDYDREKELPKMGENLMFAAEKGYVCAMQKLANWYEKGYGVSKNLIKAKEWREKAQALSEEAEKESEIILNHHKVEIKVDEHAALTVSPEDFLNTNMQRPTDENGKEIKGKVRLRFVIGRQGDIFGVKVLESTNQLLTKEAFRLLDVLPKCKPAKLKGQTVPSRVQWTIDF